The genome window GGGATAACACTAGAGCTGGGTATGTGGGTGAGTCCGGGTTTGAACCCGCACCCGCATAACCCACAAACCGTATAGCTCGTCCGTTAAGGCCGCAAAATAAATAGGCTTTCATTAAGGCAGCCCGTAACCACACCGCATAACCTGCAGCCTAACGGGCTGGCCTGTGGTTCACAtacaaaaacacaattttttttaaaaaaaatcacatttaagCCAAACTTCTAAGATGTGCGTATGAATATAATGAACATACTGGGCCTTGGCAAGTATGAATTGGTTTGACAAGTATTCAAACGTTGAATTGGGGAAAGGGCCTCAGTGATTGTAGCTTAGCAACAAATTTAAACACTCGTCGTAATCAGGAATTAACACCAAACACAAACAGTGtgctttaatttttcaatgGGGGGAAGTTGTTAGCagctaatatatataaaagaaactttAACTATCATCAATTCTGACCCACAGGCAAAAAACCTAACAGTAGAATCAGGGAAAGGTCTTCTTGTTTTATACTTTTACtaattgtcatcataaaattattttttttcttcagattaacacattaaaaataaaacgtgAACTGCCCGCAGAAACTGCGGTCAAAACGGACCGGGCTATAATGCCCAGCTCTAGATAAACATGTTACACAGCACAAAGTGTCACATAAACACAGCCACCAAACCACCACGCCGTGAATTTTTCATCCTCGAGCAACTTTAACAACGTGCACGTAAAAGAATATCAAAATCATGAAAACCCAActtatataaaattgaaaaatcacaACGGTAACAAAGCAATTGAACGTCTGAACGGTCGTAAGAGTGTGAAAAAACAAAGCAGCTGGTATTAGAGTTGATCAAGCTCTTACCTTTTCTAATCAAATACAAGAATTTGGGGGTTTCCAAGAATCTTGCAACGCAgaggagaagaaggaaaaaattgaGATAGCCCTTTTTAGCGGCCACGGAAAATTTGACCGAACTACCCTCCTAGAAGAGACGGATACGGAAACACTTTATTAAAGAGTTAGTCTAAATTGACCAAAATGACAATATTgagatgaatttttttaaaaaaaaatagaatttcaatggaattttttaaaatatgaaaattcaattcaacattttataaaatttaagaactaaattaaacattaattttttaagaattgatgattgaaatctttaataaatttaatttttgtttcctGAATAGGTTAgagatttgaatttgatagttatattatattttaattttaaatatttttaataataaaatatgataatgttattaaattaaaatttaaagaataagagaattaataaatttttagtctAAACCTTTGCACATCAAATATTAGTACACACCCATTAGAATAACtattagagtttttctttttttaaatacagtatttgtttttaagactctcctaaaatacttaaaattgatatttcCATTTCACAAAATCTTACCTTCCACTTTTGAAAAGttgtataattaagaaaataatattaatatccggttataaaagaaaagaaaattgtttttcaGTATTTGTGGTAGCCGTGTTCTTCTCTCCATCCCAAAATTTCGGCGGTGTTGGTGTGGCATCTTCTCCAAGAATCCCAAACTCCTCCTGACACAAGAATTTTGACACCTCACTGAGTTTCTCAATTTCAATTGAGCAGGTAACAATTCCCGAAACTCTCAAATCAATTTTCATCTCCAGCTTATACGGCTTTTGCATGCTCAATTTCCTGCAACAATTTCGGAACTCAATAATTCCCCGTATATAGGAATTTACtgtcttttttctgtttttatgctcgaaatttctcaagaaagAGCTTTGAAACTGAGCagatttttcttcctttccctCAAGAATCgcatgtattttatatttatatttattcaatCATTGTTATCGGAAGCAAACTGTTTTAACGACCCGCTAACTTTCTGAAACCCTTGGCCTTCGCTTCTTCTCCGCTATATATAGCCTTAATCGCAGGAGCGCGACAATTCTGAATAAATATGCTGGTTTCGGGTGCTATTAGCGACGTTTTGGTGGTGCTTCCACCTTCGGCATCTCTCAGACTTCCGGAATTTCGCCATTTGCATGCTTTCACAGTTTCTGACGCCAAGGGTTTTCTGTCTGGGGGATTTCTTAAAGTAAGCTTTCTATCATTTCGTTTTTACTTCTCGTTATTAACATCTTTCCATTATTGATACTGTGTTGGACAATTGCGATTAATTTAATTCGGAAAATTGGCAGcgaaatttgtttttatctcaAAGTGAACAGTATTGTTGATTGTGGATAGCGAAAAAATGGCAGAAAGCGACTAATCCACCATATCATATAACGGATAGTGTCGCATAGCtattgaaatatatgatatatcaaTTGTATGTTGATATCAAAGATATATAGGAATGCCATGGACGAactcaaaatgaaaaagaagagataGCTTGCGAAGAAAATTATTGGAATAGGAAGAATATCTTATTATAGAAAAATGGATCAGAATTGTTAATACAAAGTATCTTTCATTACTTATATATACTCTATAACTACCATAACAGAAAACTAACTGCCTCTAACTAATTATAACAGACTTAGTTAGTTAGGTAACTAACAACTAACAGACTTAGTTAGTTAGGTAACTAACAACTAACTCGAGTTACTAGGATGGCTAATAGTTGATAAGAAACTAGctgtatgaaaataaatataaatgcaaAAAACTTGGCGTAATATTAGCTCAAAAGTTCAATTGACCGGAGACTTGCTAGAGATGACAAGAAGATGCAGGATGCATGCTGCAACCATACACGTGTAGCGGATGGAGACGTAATTGTGGACCTGAGGAATTCTGCAATGCAATAGCACTGTAGCTATTTCGATGCATGTTCTTTATACTTCATAGGAATAGATAGGATCAGAGTGAAAAATTACACATTTGAAAATTGATTCAGTGCTATAGCAGCTCTCTGTTGTGATAGTTGTGGATTTGAATATGCTTCACACTTTTTTCCCTCCCTTGGTtacttattactttttttttttggaatggtTCTTACTCTACTCTATGTAGTTCATGTTTGCAAGTTGTGAAGGCATTAGCTCAAGCTTCATCATTAACATGTTAATTACATTGACCCAGCTACaagttctttttttccttttggctTCTAGCTTGATTGGTCTTTAactcaagaagaaaaaaattgctttAATATGCACCTTGTAGATCCTTTTTTCCAGTATATAACTTTACACTTGTTATCAATAAGCAGGCCATTTTGATTCCTGCAtacaatttgtattttattctttagtcttgactcatctttttattctaatttttttcttcactaaCTTGGATACTTCTGTTCTTTTAGAAGTTCTCATAGATACATTAATTAACTTATCgtctaccattgaattatcactCAACTCACCTCTAAAATGTTATACTTTTTGCAGAGCTGTCCTTCATCTTACAATCCCAAGCACTACAATGAACTCTACAATTTCCGAGCTAGAGGCTTAGTTGCAAGAGCATCTGCTGATCCAAGGGATAATTTGGTGCCATTTGCTCCCCTCCAATTTGAGTCACCAGTTGGTCAGCTTTTGGAACAAATCTCAAATACCCATCCGCATCTACTACCAGCAGCCATTGATCAACAACTAGAGAATCTTCAGACTGCTAGAGATGCTCAGAATGAATCTTCTGATTCATCTCTTGATTCCCTTTACAAGTAAGtcgaacaagtttttttttctttttcttctttacttTGATTTAACTAGAAGTACCCATGTGGTAAggaaaaattgagaaaattgaAATACTTTTTAGGACTACTATAGCAAATTTAGGTTCATAGAGATGTAATTAACTGCAAATACAATCTCTTGGAAGATTTGGTTAAGTACTTCAATTTTTCAATTGCTCTAACTGGATATTGCACTATCCTATATGTAGCACCTTTCCTGCATCAAATGTGTTTACGAGAATTAATGTATGAGAATTTTCCTGCATAGTTTTAACTTCCCtctaatgtttttctttttctgtcttgaatttcttcaatttcttactaaaaaTGCAGAAATTATTAATAAGTTAAAGACttagtgaaataaaatataaggctGTGTTTTTAGATAAGCTACACTGAAAGTCTATTTATTATGACTGGGAAAAACCCTTAAAATATCAATGGCACTAATGAGTAACATACAAGAATATTGAAACAAAACTTGGATATATTTTTAGTGAGTTCATATTTTCCATTTGATATGATGCATGAGCCATCAAGAGATTACAATATCCTCTGGATACATTTAGTTTCTTCTAGAATGAAAATCTAGTAGAAATTTGTGTCAAAGTTTAACATAAACAAATGCATGACTTACTTGTAAATTAATTGGAGATTTTATGTTCTTCATTCTTATGGTCCCAATGTCAAACTCTGGAAGATTAAAACAATTTACATCAAGAATATAATTGCATCAATTGGTTGCTTATTTAGTTACTGATTGTATTTTTCCTAAgtgattaattttgttaaatctgAATTTGGTTAGGAGGATAGCGGAagtcaaagagaaagaaaagcgAACAACATTGGAAGAGATATTGTACTGCTCAATTGTACATAAATTTTTAGAGAACAATATTTCAATGATCCCAAAAATATCAGCAACATCAGATCCCACTGGTCGAGTGGATTTATGGCCAAATCAAGAGCTGAAACTAGAAGGGGTTCATTCTCCAGAGGCATTTGAGATGATTCAGAGTCACTTATCTCTGGTACTGGGAGATCGCCTTGTGGGCCCTCTCCAGACAGTTGTTcaaattagtaaaattaaactGGGAAAGTTGTATGCTGCTTCTATAATGTATGGATACTTCCTCAAACGAATTGATGAACGGTTTCAACTTGAAAGGTCAATGGGAACCCTCCCCAAGGATTTTGGAAAAGCTAAAAGTTTTGATGAACCATCACCAGGCATCAAGCTTTGGGATCCTGATTCCTTAATCATAGTACACGATTATGACAATGACAGTGATCAcatggatactgatgaaggcaGATCTTTCAGACTAAGAGCTTATGTGATGCAGTTGGACGCAGAGACACTTCAGAGACTTGCTACTGTACGATCGAAGGAAGCTATATCATTGATTGAAAAGCAAACTCAGGCCCTGTTTGGAAGGCCAGATATTCGTGTCTCCGAGGATGGTTCAATTGAAACATCCAATGATGAATTGCTTTCACTCACTTTCTCGGGCTTGACTATGCTAGTTTTGGAGGCACTTGCTTTTGGATCATTCCTATGGGACAAAGAAAATTATGTTGAATCCAAGTACCCTTTTCTTGATATAGACTAGATGATTGTACACCGAGACTATTTCCTTTTACTGCACCTTTCAGAATGTAAATGTAATGCATGGAACTTGGTAACGTAGTAATCTGTTAGGCGGCGTTTTAGTCGTCGAAGAATTGCTTGCTATCCTAATCTGGAGTGTTTTCAAACTATTATAGAACCTTAGACAAATCATGTGCGTGGAGGTatataggaaaataaaaatgtacaTATTTAGCATGTTCATAATAATCCATGCAAGCCTTGACTTTGTAAATGATATAGAATCTGCACCAAATGAAAATTTCATTTCTGGTTTTTAATTGTTGAACCTTGGCTTGTAAGCTTGTCAAGCCAATGACCAACAAAATCTAGTACTAGAGGAGTCATGCCTTAGAGATCACCGAAATAGGTTTTGTctcttcaaatatatttttttcatacgtCCATATGTATTGTGAGAGAATCAAATCATATCAGTATGCTTAAGAAATTCAatcatttatcaaatattttcttataattatttatttcatgtttattaat of Glycine soja cultivar W05 chromosome 1, ASM419377v2, whole genome shotgun sequence contains these proteins:
- the LOC114408272 gene encoding UV-B-induced protein At3g17800, chloroplastic-like, which codes for MLVSGAISDVLVVLPPSASLRLPEFRHLHAFTVSDAKGFLSGGFLKSCPSSYNPKHYNELYNFRARGLVARASADPRDNLVPFAPLQFESPVGQLLEQISNTHPHLLPAAIDQQLENLQTARDAQNESSDSSLDSLYKRIAEVKEKEKRTTLEEILYCSIVHKFLENNISMIPKISATSDPTGRVDLWPNQELKLEGVHSPEAFEMIQSHLSLVLGDRLVGPLQTVVQISKIKLGKLYAASIMYGYFLKRIDERFQLERSMGTLPKDFGKAKSFDEPSPGIKLWDPDSLIIVHDYDNDSDHMDTDEGRSFRLRAYVMQLDAETLQRLATVRSKEAISLIEKQTQALFGRPDIRVSEDGSIETSNDELLSLTFSGLTMLVLEALAFGSFLWDKENYVESKYPFLDID